The Candidatus Berkelbacteria bacterium genome includes a window with the following:
- a CDS encoding class I SAM-dependent methyltransferase has protein sequence MDLKSTYNKIARDWMEDHRGDTWWMDGTDAYLSFLEPGASILDVGCGSGEKAKYLVQKGFRVTGIDFSEAMIALAREQVPTGTFFVKDIKEPLGLENVFDGIFAQAVLLHFPKKEIANVLKHITASLKSGGYVYIAVKELGPDHQEEKIVKEDDYGYAYERFFSYFTFDELKKYMTDMGMKLVYEKRASSGETHWIQVVANKPWNA, from the coding sequence ATGGACCTCAAATCGACCTATAACAAAATTGCGAGAGACTGGATGGAGGACCATCGCGGGGATACCTGGTGGATGGATGGAACCGATGCATATCTATCGTTTTTGGAACCCGGGGCATCCATATTGGACGTTGGATGCGGTTCTGGTGAGAAAGCGAAATATTTGGTGCAAAAAGGTTTCCGTGTGACAGGCATAGATTTCTCTGAGGCAATGATCGCATTGGCAAGAGAACAGGTGCCGACCGGTACATTTTTCGTGAAAGATATCAAAGAGCCCTTAGGATTAGAGAATGTGTTCGATGGCATTTTTGCTCAGGCAGTCTTGCTGCATTTTCCAAAGAAGGAAATCGCGAATGTTTTGAAGCATATCACTGCGTCACTCAAATCTGGCGGCTACGTGTATATAGCAGTTAAAGAGTTGGGGCCTGATCATCAGGAGGAGAAGATTGTGAAAGAAGACGATTATGGGTATGCATATGAACGGTTTTTTAGCTATTTCACATTCGATGAGCTGAAAAAATATATGACCGACATGGGTATGAAGCTTGTGTACGAGAAGAGAGCTTCGTCCGGGGAGACTCATTGGATTCAAGTAGTAGCTAACAAACCTTGGAATGCGTAG
- a CDS encoding PD-(D/E)XK nuclease family protein — MSSRTRNLFDPHSKEPYKLSRTRLERLLECPRCFYLDRRLGVDRVSGPAFTLNTATDTLLKKEFDVCRAAGKPHPLMKRYKVNAVPFRHPNIDIWRENFKGVQYLHKPTNLLVTGAVDDIWMNPKKELIVVDYKSTSTTKEIDLNDGTPWKEGYKRQMEIYQWLLRQNGFKVNNTGYFVYVNADTGKDVFDGKLVFDEQLIAYRGDDSWVEQAVIDAHTCLCKKKAPKSSEGCDWCAYRADASKALGA, encoded by the coding sequence ATGTCTTCTCGTACTCGTAACCTCTTCGACCCCCATTCCAAAGAGCCCTACAAGCTCAGTAGAACACGTCTGGAGCGTTTGCTGGAGTGCCCACGGTGTTTCTACCTCGATCGTCGTCTGGGCGTCGATCGTGTCTCGGGTCCTGCTTTCACCCTCAATACTGCAACGGACACGCTTCTCAAGAAGGAGTTTGATGTGTGTAGGGCCGCAGGCAAGCCGCATCCACTCATGAAGAGGTACAAAGTGAACGCTGTCCCCTTCCGGCATCCTAATATCGACATATGGCGGGAGAACTTCAAAGGCGTGCAGTATTTGCACAAACCTACCAATCTTCTTGTTACGGGAGCGGTGGATGACATCTGGATGAATCCCAAGAAAGAATTGATCGTTGTAGACTACAAATCCACCAGCACCACCAAGGAAATAGACCTCAATGACGGGACACCGTGGAAAGAGGGGTACAAGCGGCAGATGGAGATTTACCAGTGGCTCCTACGACAGAATGGGTTCAAGGTGAATAACACGGGATACTTCGTGTACGTGAATGCAGATACCGGCAAAGATGTCTTCGATGGCAAGCTCGTCTTCGATGAGCAGCTCATTGCGTACAGAGGCGATGATAGTTGGGTAGAGCAGGCAGTCATCGATGCTCATACATGCCTCTGTAAGAAGAAAGCTCCGAAGTCCTCTGAGGGTTGCGATTGGTGTGCCTATCGTGCCGATGCTTCAAAAGCTCTCGGCGCTTGA